A window of Diabrotica virgifera virgifera chromosome 9, PGI_DIABVI_V3a contains these coding sequences:
- the LOC126891292 gene encoding uncharacterized protein LOC126891292, translating to MVEAALSRQENVPGTEQSERVTDFTVLQNVLSERNEDFQNPEQSETVTNFTVLQNVLPERNQDFQNPEQSETVTNFTVLQNVLPERNEDFQNPEQSETVTNFTVLQNVLPERNQDFQNPEQSETVTNFTVLQNVLPERNEDFQSKLKAHFNTYSSFSTMLLTLINITKTSVDFQAQNNVKQ from the exons ATGGTTGAAGCAGCTTTATCACGACAAGAAAATGTTCCTG GCACAGAACAAAGTGAAAGAGTAACTGACTTCACAGTATTGCAGAATGTTCTGTCAGAGCGAAACGAGGACTTTCAGA ATCCAGAACAAAGTGAGACAGTAACTAACTTCACAGTATTGCAGAATGTTCTGCCAGAACGAAACCAGGATTTTCAGA ACCCAGAACAAAGTGAGACAGTAACTAACTTCACAGTATTGCAGAATGTTCTACCAGAACGAAACGAGGACTTTCAGA ATCCAGAACAAAGTGAGACAGTAACTAACTTCACAGTATTGCAGAATGTTCTGCCAGAACGAAACCAGGATTTTCAGA ACCCAGAACAAAGTGAGACAGTAACTAACTTCACAGTATTGCAGAATGTTCTACCAGAACGAAACGAGGACTTTCAGAGTAAGTTGAAAGCTCATTTCAATACCTATAGTTCGTTCAGTACTATGCTATTAACATTAATTAACATTACTAAGACTAGCGTTGATTTTCAGGCCCAGAACAATGTGAAACAGTAA